Proteins from one Streptomyces genisteinicus genomic window:
- a CDS encoding LysR family transcriptional regulator encodes MTRDIDPRLLRAFVAVAEELHFTRAAARLYTAQQALSRDIGRLERELGVDLFVRTTRQVAPTADAERLLPYARRLLLAQDELLAAAAGTGRPLLVDLNSAGMTSGRVLALARELAPDCELMARYESGLTGAAAEIAAGRLDVSFGRFAGLAPAARTALDHLPVRLEPMAVLLPEDHPLAALERVPLDALAGESVYAGAGNPRTREWTDLAILLFDGRDVAVAPPAPMAVGAEEFRRVMAKNRTPVLAVTGFPPMPGTVCRPITDPVPLSPLSMVWRRGLRHPGLDALRTAAARLAADEGWLRRTPGEWLPDQDAAVMRTAGRGPGRPGALTAEAPAE; translated from the coding sequence GTGACCCGAGACATCGACCCCCGGTTGCTGCGCGCCTTCGTCGCCGTCGCCGAGGAACTGCACTTCACCCGGGCCGCCGCCCGCCTCTACACCGCCCAGCAGGCCCTCAGCCGCGACATCGGGCGGCTGGAGCGGGAGCTCGGCGTCGACCTGTTCGTCCGCACCACCCGGCAGGTCGCGCCGACCGCCGACGCCGAGCGCCTGCTGCCCTACGCGCGGCGGCTGCTCCTCGCCCAGGACGAACTGCTCGCCGCCGCCGCGGGCACCGGGCGCCCGCTCCTCGTCGATCTCAACAGCGCGGGCATGACCTCCGGGCGGGTGCTCGCCCTCGCGCGCGAACTGGCCCCGGACTGCGAGCTGATGGCCCGCTACGAGAGCGGTCTCACCGGAGCCGCGGCGGAGATCGCCGCAGGGCGGCTGGACGTGTCCTTCGGCCGCTTCGCCGGACTCGCCCCCGCCGCCCGGACCGCGCTCGACCATCTGCCCGTACGGCTGGAACCGATGGCGGTGCTGCTGCCCGAGGACCATCCGCTCGCCGCCCTGGAACGCGTACCGCTGGACGCACTGGCGGGCGAGAGCGTCTACGCCGGCGCGGGCAACCCGCGCACCCGCGAGTGGACCGACCTCGCCATCCTGCTGTTCGACGGACGGGACGTCGCCGTGGCGCCCCCGGCGCCGATGGCGGTGGGGGCGGAGGAGTTCCGCCGGGTCATGGCCAAGAACCGCACCCCGGTCCTCGCGGTGACCGGCTTCCCCCCGATGCCCGGCACGGTGTGCCGTCCGATCACCGATCCCGTACCGCTCTCCCCGCTGTCCATGGTCTGGCGCAGGGGACTGCGCCACCCCGGTCTCGACGCCCTGCGGACGGCCGCCGCCCGCCTCGCGGCCGACGAGGGATGGCTGCGCCGCACGCCGGGGGAGTGGCTGCCGGACCAGGACGCCGCCGTGATGCGGACCGCCGGCCGCGGTCCCGGCCGCCCGGGGGCCCTCACCGCGGAGGCGCCCGCCGAGTGA
- the ftsX gene encoding permease-like cell division protein FtsX: protein MRAQFVMSEIGVGLRRNLTMTFAVVVSVALSLALFGGALLMNKQVNTMKDFWYDKVNVSIFLCNKNDAATSPQCAKGAVTSAQKEQIQSDLKKLDIVDTVQHETAEQAYKHYKEQYGDTPIASTITPDQMQESYRVKLHDPEKYEVVSTAFAGRDGVQSVQDQRGILSNLFDLMNGMRIAALCVMGLMLVIAMMLIVNTVRVSAFSRRRETGIMRLVGASSFYIQTPFIAEAAFAGLLGGGLACVMLLVGRYFLIDNGLALAEKMQLVNFIGWDAVLTQLPLILAISLLMPAVAALLALRKYLKV from the coding sequence ATGCGCGCCCAGTTCGTCATGTCGGAGATCGGTGTCGGTCTCCGTCGCAACCTCACGATGACGTTCGCCGTCGTCGTCTCCGTGGCCCTCTCGCTCGCCCTCTTCGGTGGCGCCCTGCTGATGAACAAGCAGGTCAACACCATGAAGGACTTCTGGTACGACAAGGTCAACGTCTCCATCTTCCTCTGCAACAAGAACGACGCGGCCACCTCGCCCCAGTGCGCCAAGGGCGCCGTCACGTCGGCGCAGAAGGAGCAGATCCAGTCCGACCTGAAGAAGCTGGACATCGTCGACACCGTTCAGCACGAGACGGCCGAGCAGGCGTACAAGCACTACAAGGAGCAGTACGGCGACACCCCCATCGCGTCCACGATCACCCCGGACCAGATGCAGGAGTCGTACCGGGTGAAGCTGCACGACCCGGAGAAGTACGAGGTCGTGTCGACCGCGTTCGCCGGGCGGGACGGCGTGCAGTCCGTCCAGGACCAGCGCGGCATCCTCTCGAACCTCTTCGACCTGATGAACGGCATGCGGATCGCCGCGCTCTGCGTGATGGGCCTGATGCTGGTGATCGCGATGATGCTGATCGTCAACACCGTGCGCGTATCGGCGTTCAGCCGCCGGCGTGAGACCGGCATCATGCGGCTCGTCGGCGCGTCCAGCTTCTACATCCAGACGCCGTTCATCGCGGAGGCCGCGTTCGCGGGTCTCCTCGGCGGCGGACTCGCCTGCGTCATGCTGCTCGTCGGCCGGTACTTCCTGATCGACAACGGCCTGGCGCTCGCCGAGAAGATGCAGTTGGTCAACTTCATCGGCTGGGACGCCGTGCTGACGCAGCTCCCGCTGATCCTGGCGATCAGCCTGCTGATGCCCGCAGTTGCGGCTCTTCTCGCCCTGCGCAAGTACCTCAAGGTGTGA
- a CDS encoding serine/threonine-protein kinase yields MARNIGSRYTAHQILGRGSAGTVWLGEGPEGPVAIKLLREDLASDQELVGRFVQERTALLGLGHPRVVGVRDLVVDGNDLALVMDLVRGTDLRTRLDRERRLAPEAAVAIIADVADGLAAAHAAGIVHRDVKPENILLDMEGPLGPAGSHPALLTDFGVAKLIDTPRRTKATRSAGGGAPNASGIIGTPDYIAPEIVEGLPPRAAVDIYALATVLYELLAGFTPFGGGHPGAVLRRHVTETVVPLPGIPDELWQLIVQCLAKAPASRLRASELAQRLHDLLPLLRGMPPLEVDEPDAEPAAEPYEDTEPEADRPRRRGAVSLVPGGAPADSNRDTHTSMRVPAPDELAGGAHGTARAPRAPGQRRPGSARNKAAAVRKRRITLGAAAVAVAAVVGVGGWLVAGGDDGASRPHDQRQSAPSEP; encoded by the coding sequence GGGCGGGGCAGCGCGGGCACGGTGTGGCTCGGCGAGGGCCCCGAAGGGCCCGTCGCGATCAAGCTGTTGAGGGAGGACCTCGCCAGCGACCAGGAGCTCGTGGGCCGCTTCGTCCAGGAGCGCACGGCGCTGCTCGGACTCGGACACCCCCGGGTCGTCGGCGTCCGGGACCTCGTGGTCGACGGCAACGACCTCGCACTCGTCATGGACCTGGTGCGCGGCACCGACCTGCGCACCCGCCTCGACCGCGAGCGGCGGCTCGCCCCCGAGGCGGCGGTCGCGATCATCGCGGACGTCGCCGACGGCCTGGCTGCCGCACACGCGGCCGGGATCGTGCACCGGGACGTCAAGCCGGAGAACATCCTGCTCGACATGGAGGGGCCGCTCGGCCCGGCCGGGTCCCATCCCGCACTGCTCACGGACTTCGGCGTCGCCAAGCTGATCGACACCCCGCGCCGCACCAAGGCCACCCGGTCCGCCGGCGGCGGCGCCCCGAACGCCTCGGGCATCATCGGCACACCCGACTACATCGCCCCGGAGATCGTCGAAGGGCTGCCGCCCCGCGCCGCCGTGGACATCTACGCGCTGGCCACCGTCCTCTACGAACTCCTCGCCGGGTTCACCCCCTTCGGCGGCGGCCACCCCGGCGCGGTCCTGCGGCGGCACGTCACCGAGACGGTGGTGCCGCTGCCCGGCATCCCCGACGAGCTGTGGCAGCTGATCGTCCAGTGCCTGGCCAAGGCGCCCGCCTCCCGGCTGCGCGCCTCCGAGCTGGCGCAGCGGCTCCACGACCTGCTGCCGCTGCTGCGCGGCATGCCGCCGCTGGAGGTCGACGAGCCCGACGCGGAGCCCGCCGCGGAGCCCTACGAGGACACCGAGCCCGAGGCCGACCGCCCCCGGCGCAGGGGAGCAGTCTCCCTGGTCCCCGGCGGCGCCCCCGCCGACTCCAACCGGGACACCCACACCTCGATGCGGGTCCCCGCACCCGACGAGCTCGCGGGCGGCGCCCACGGCACCGCCCGCGCGCCCCGCGCGCCCGGCCAGCGGCGTCCCGGCTCCGCCCGCAACAAGGCGGCGGCGGTCCGCAAGCGGCGGATCACGCTGGGTGCGGCTGCGGTCGCCGTGGCGGCCGTCGTCGGAGTCGGCGGCTGGCTGGTCGCCGGCGGCGACGACGGCGCGAGCAGGCCCCACGACCAGAGGCAGTCCGCCCCCTCGGAGCCCTGA
- the smpB gene encoding SsrA-binding protein SmpB — MAKESGRKLIAQNKKARHDYHILDTYECGLVLTGTEVKSLRQGRASLADGFVQIDGGEAWLHNVHVPEYAQGTWTNHSARRKRKLLLHREEIDKLDAKSQETGHTVVPLALYFKDGRAKVEIALAKGKKEYDKRQTLREKQDRREADRAMSAVRRRQRA; from the coding sequence ATGGCAAAGGAATCAGGGCGCAAGCTGATCGCCCAGAACAAGAAGGCGCGGCACGACTACCACATCCTCGACACCTACGAGTGCGGGCTCGTGCTGACGGGGACCGAGGTCAAGTCGCTGCGCCAGGGGCGCGCCTCCCTCGCGGACGGCTTCGTCCAGATCGACGGCGGCGAGGCGTGGCTGCACAACGTGCACGTGCCGGAGTACGCCCAGGGCACCTGGACCAACCACAGCGCGCGCCGCAAGCGGAAGCTGCTGCTGCACCGCGAGGAGATCGACAAGCTCGACGCCAAGTCCCAGGAGACGGGGCACACCGTCGTGCCCCTCGCGCTGTACTTCAAGGACGGCCGGGCGAAGGTCGAGATCGCGCTGGCGAAGGGCAAGAAGGAGTACGACAAGCGGCAGACGCTGCGGGAGAAGCAGGACCGCCGCGAGGCGGACCGGGCGATGTCGGCGGTACGCCGCAGGCAGCGCGCCTGA
- a CDS encoding uroporphyrinogen-III synthase, with translation MHDHGQPHGPLAGFTVGVTAARRADELGALLQRRGAAVVHAPALRIVPLADDAELLAATKELIGHAPDIVVATTAIGFRGWVEAADGWGIGEQLLDRLRGVELLARGPKVKGAIRAAGLTEEWSPASESMAEVLDRLLEQGVAGLRIALQLHGEPLPGFVESLRAAGGDVVLVPVYRWMAPEDLGPLDRLLDATLARALDAVTFTSAPAAVSLLSRAESRGVLPELLRTLDHDVLAACVGPVTALPLQAAGVNTVQPERFRLGPLVQLLGTELPARARVLPVSGHRVEIRGHAVLVDEELRPVPPAGMALMRALSDRPGWVVSRADLLRALPGSGKDEHAVETAMARLRTALGTPKLIQTVVKRGYRLALDPAAAATKYDGP, from the coding sequence ATGCACGACCACGGCCAACCGCACGGCCCCCTCGCGGGCTTCACCGTCGGCGTCACCGCCGCCCGCCGCGCCGACGAACTCGGCGCGCTGCTCCAGCGGCGCGGCGCCGCCGTCGTGCACGCACCCGCGCTGCGCATCGTGCCGCTGGCGGACGACGCGGAACTGCTCGCCGCCACCAAGGAACTGATCGGCCACGCGCCCGACATCGTCGTCGCCACCACCGCGATCGGCTTCCGGGGCTGGGTGGAGGCGGCGGACGGCTGGGGCATCGGAGAACAGCTGCTGGACCGGCTGCGCGGGGTCGAACTGCTCGCCCGCGGGCCCAAGGTGAAGGGCGCCATCCGGGCGGCCGGACTCACGGAGGAGTGGTCGCCGGCCTCCGAGTCCATGGCCGAGGTCCTCGACCGGCTGCTGGAGCAGGGCGTGGCGGGCCTCCGCATCGCCCTCCAGCTGCACGGCGAGCCGCTGCCCGGATTCGTCGAGTCGCTGCGGGCCGCCGGCGGCGACGTGGTCCTCGTCCCCGTCTACCGCTGGATGGCCCCGGAGGATCTCGGCCCGCTCGACCGGCTGCTCGACGCCACCCTCGCCCGCGCACTCGACGCCGTCACCTTCACCAGCGCCCCCGCCGCGGTCTCCCTGCTCTCCCGGGCGGAGAGCAGGGGGGTGCTCCCGGAACTGCTGCGCACCCTCGACCACGACGTGCTCGCGGCCTGCGTCGGCCCGGTCACGGCACTCCCGCTGCAGGCGGCCGGGGTCAACACCGTCCAGCCGGAACGCTTCCGGCTCGGTCCCCTCGTCCAACTGCTCGGCACCGAGCTGCCCGCCCGGGCGAGGGTGCTGCCGGTCTCCGGGCACCGGGTCGAGATCCGCGGTCACGCCGTGCTGGTCGACGAGGAGCTGAGGCCCGTGCCGCCCGCCGGCATGGCCCTGATGCGGGCCCTGTCCGACCGGCCCGGCTGGGTCGTCTCCCGCGCCGACCTGCTGCGCGCGCTGCCCGGCTCGGGCAAGGACGAGCACGCGGTCGAGACGGCCATGGCCCGGCTCCGTACGGCCCTGGGCACGCCCAAGCTGATCCAGACGGTCGTCAAGCGCGGCTACCGGCTGGCCCTGGACCCCGCGGCGGCGGCCACCAAGTACGACGGGCCCTGA
- a CDS encoding MFS transporter: protein MHRTSPRPGPAVPAAPPVIAPGAPAFAPRAVTGPAREGLRARRRRPPGPYRRLFAVPGTRAFTAGNLLARLPMGMFGVSAVVMVAGTYGSYALAGAVTAAGLAVTALVAPWTARLVDRYGQARIAVPAAALAVLGQLALVVCVWREAPAWTLFAAYAATATCPNTGGMARARWARLYRDDPGALHTANSFEQAADELCFMLGPVLAAVLCSALFPQAGTLTGAFLLLTGVLLFTAQRSTEPPPAPRAASGSPLRAPGMRPLLTVFLATGAVFGSVEVVTLAFVDGPAAGAVLGLMAAGSCAAGLVHGRVRRSVGLVACLAAMTALMTLPLLAAAGTGSVPAVAVSLLVAGAATAPTMVTGMTRVQRLTPEGRTNEGMTLAVTALLGGIAAGSAGGGWTVEHLGPAAGYAVPLCAAALALAAAAAGRSTARAATA from the coding sequence ATGCACCGCACCTCCCCCCGGCCCGGCCCGGCCGTCCCCGCCGCCCCGCCCGTGATCGCGCCGGGTGCCCCGGCCTTCGCGCCGCGTGCCGTGACCGGCCCGGCCCGGGAGGGGCTGCGGGCCCGGCGCCGCCGACCTCCGGGCCCCTACCGCCGGCTGTTCGCGGTGCCGGGCACCCGTGCCTTCACCGCGGGGAACCTGCTCGCCCGGCTGCCGATGGGCATGTTCGGCGTCAGCGCGGTCGTCATGGTCGCCGGCACGTACGGCTCGTACGCGCTCGCCGGCGCGGTGACGGCGGCCGGTCTGGCGGTCACCGCCCTGGTGGCGCCGTGGACCGCGCGGCTCGTGGACCGGTACGGGCAGGCGCGGATCGCCGTGCCGGCGGCCGCCCTGGCCGTCCTCGGGCAGCTGGCGCTGGTGGTGTGCGTCTGGCGCGAGGCCCCGGCGTGGACGCTGTTCGCCGCCTACGCGGCGACCGCGACCTGCCCCAACACCGGCGGCATGGCCCGGGCCCGCTGGGCGCGTCTGTACCGGGACGACCCGGGCGCCCTGCACACGGCGAACTCCTTCGAACAGGCCGCCGACGAGCTCTGCTTCATGCTCGGCCCGGTGCTCGCCGCAGTCCTGTGCTCGGCGCTCTTCCCGCAGGCGGGCACCCTGACCGGAGCGTTCCTGCTGCTCACGGGGGTGCTGCTGTTCACGGCCCAGCGCTCGACCGAGCCGCCGCCCGCACCCCGCGCCGCGTCCGGCTCGCCGCTGCGCGCCCCCGGCATGCGGCCCCTGCTCACGGTGTTCCTGGCGACCGGGGCGGTCTTCGGGTCCGTGGAGGTCGTCACCCTCGCGTTCGTCGACGGCCCGGCGGCCGGGGCGGTGCTGGGACTCATGGCGGCCGGCTCGTGCGCGGCCGGTCTGGTGCACGGCAGGGTCCGGCGGTCCGTGGGCCTGGTGGCGTGCCTGGCCGCGATGACCGCCCTGATGACCCTGCCGCTGCTGGCCGCCGCGGGGACCGGCTCGGTCCCGGCCGTGGCCGTGTCGCTGCTGGTGGCGGGCGCGGCGACGGCACCGACGATGGTCACGGGGATGACGCGGGTGCAGCGGCTGACGCCGGAGGGCCGGACGAACGAGGGCATGACCCTCGCGGTCACGGCCCTGCTCGGGGGCATCGCCGCAGGCTCGGCGGGCGGGGGCTGGACGGTGGAGCACCTGGGGCCGGCGGCCGGATACGCGGTGCCGCTCTGCGCGGCGGCCCTGGCACTGGCGGCGGCCGCGGCCGGGCGCTCCACGGCACGGGCCGCGACGGCATGA
- a CDS encoding nitrate/nitrite transporter, translating into MAGRWIDEWDPEDETFWKTKGERVARRNLAFSVLSEHIGFSVWSLWSVMVLFMGPEYGVDPAGKFFLIGTATLVGAVIRVPYTFAVARFGGRNWTVFSALLLLLPTGAAFAVMEPGTSYGTLLLVAALTGVGGGNFASSMTNINAFFPLRKKGWALGLNAGGGNIGVPVIQLVALLIIGTAGAAHPRIVLGVYIPLIVVAALCSALWMDNLTPVKNDTGAFRSASRDGHTWIMAFLYIGTFGSFIGYSFAFGLVLQTQFGRTPLEAASLTFIGPLLGSLIRPVGGLLADRFGGARITLWNFVAMAAATGVVIAASLQESLPVFLVGFTALFVLSGLGNGSTFKMIPGIFQNKALALGMTGDAAATYGRRLSGGSMGLIGAVGGIGGLAINLAFRQSFQTAGTGTSAFVAFLGYYALCCLVTWAVYLRRPVTVPVRTARNETAPEPEYARV; encoded by the coding sequence ATGGCAGGCCGTTGGATCGACGAGTGGGACCCCGAGGACGAGACCTTCTGGAAGACGAAGGGGGAGCGGGTCGCCCGCAGGAACCTCGCCTTCTCGGTGCTCAGCGAGCACATCGGCTTCTCCGTCTGGAGCCTGTGGTCCGTGATGGTCCTCTTCATGGGGCCCGAGTACGGGGTGGACCCCGCCGGCAAGTTCTTCCTGATCGGGACCGCGACCCTGGTCGGCGCGGTGATCCGGGTGCCCTACACCTTCGCCGTCGCCCGCTTCGGCGGCCGCAACTGGACCGTCTTCAGCGCCCTGCTCCTGCTGCTGCCGACCGGAGCCGCCTTCGCCGTCATGGAACCGGGCACCTCCTACGGGACGCTCCTCCTGGTCGCGGCCCTGACGGGTGTCGGCGGCGGCAACTTCGCCTCGTCGATGACGAACATCAACGCCTTCTTCCCGCTCCGGAAGAAGGGCTGGGCGCTGGGCCTGAACGCGGGCGGCGGCAACATCGGCGTCCCCGTCATCCAGCTCGTCGCGCTGCTGATCATCGGCACCGCGGGCGCCGCCCACCCGCGGATCGTGCTCGGCGTCTACATCCCGCTGATCGTCGTCGCGGCGCTCTGCTCGGCGCTGTGGATGGACAACCTGACCCCGGTGAAGAACGACACCGGCGCGTTCAGGTCGGCCTCCAGGGACGGTCACACCTGGATCATGGCCTTCCTCTACATCGGAACCTTCGGCTCGTTCATCGGCTACAGCTTCGCCTTCGGCCTGGTCCTCCAGACCCAGTTCGGGCGCACCCCGCTGGAGGCGGCGTCGCTGACCTTCATCGGCCCGCTGCTCGGCTCGCTGATCAGGCCGGTCGGCGGACTGCTCGCGGACCGCTTCGGCGGAGCCCGCATCACCCTGTGGAACTTCGTGGCGATGGCCGCCGCGACGGGGGTCGTGATCGCCGCCTCGCTCCAGGAGTCGCTGCCGGTCTTCCTCGTGGGCTTCACGGCGCTCTTCGTGCTCAGCGGCCTCGGCAACGGCTCCACCTTCAAGATGATCCCGGGCATCTTCCAGAACAAGGCCCTCGCCCTGGGCATGACCGGCGACGCCGCCGCCACCTACGGACGCCGGCTCTCCGGCGGCTCGATGGGGCTCATCGGAGCGGTGGGCGGCATCGGCGGCCTCGCCATCAACCTGGCCTTCCGCCAGTCCTTCCAGACGGCCGGCACCGGCACCTCCGCCTTCGTCGCCTTCCTCGGCTACTACGCCCTCTGCTGCCTGGTCACCTGGGCGGTATACCTTCGCCGGCCGGTCACGGTCCCCGTCCGCACGGCACGGAACGAGACGGCGCCCGAACCCGAGTACGCCCGGGTGTGA
- a CDS encoding S41 family peptidase — protein sequence MEGPDLSPRPRGVCRGAALTLVFATVLATAAVTGGLPQDEERPEGAPAVRSAAASLDREDVARAAADAMADGKSGAAAAEQFVSRSGDRWSAVYDSEEYEEFAEALDGEYTGVGLSARRTRDGGVEVSRVSPGGPADRAGVRAGDRLRSVGGQDVARRPVTEVVGLLRGDEGSRVAVGLERDGREWTAGLTRTRLATQSVTVRHLDGAVVIKVDSFTKGTGARVRDAVRGAPRGAGVLLDLRGNAGGLVSEAVTAASAFLDGGLVATYDVRGDQQALYAEAGGDTARPLVALVDGGTMSAAELLTGALKDRGRAVTVGSRTFGKGSVQMPSTLPDGSVAELTVGHYRTPAGHSVDGRGITPDLVAAESAEKQARTVLGGLRGAP from the coding sequence ATGGAGGGCCCCGATCTCAGTCCCCGGCCCCGCGGCGTCTGCCGCGGGGCGGCCCTGACGTTGGTCTTCGCGACCGTGCTCGCCACCGCGGCCGTCACCGGCGGTCTGCCGCAGGACGAGGAGCGGCCGGAGGGCGCCCCCGCCGTCCGTTCCGCCGCCGCGTCCCTGGACCGCGAGGACGTCGCCCGGGCCGCCGCCGACGCGATGGCCGACGGCAAGTCCGGTGCCGCCGCGGCCGAGCAGTTCGTCAGCCGCAGCGGCGACCGCTGGTCCGCCGTGTACGACAGCGAGGAGTACGAGGAGTTCGCCGAGGCCCTCGACGGCGAGTACACCGGCGTCGGCCTGAGCGCCCGCCGCACGCGCGACGGCGGAGTGGAGGTCTCCCGGGTGAGCCCGGGAGGGCCGGCCGACCGGGCGGGCGTCCGGGCGGGCGACCGGCTGCGCAGCGTCGGCGGGCAGGACGTCGCCCGGCGCCCGGTGACCGAGGTGGTCGGGCTGCTGCGCGGCGACGAGGGCTCCCGGGTGGCCGTCGGCCTGGAGCGGGACGGCCGGGAGTGGACCGCCGGCCTCACCCGCACCCGCCTGGCGACCCAGTCCGTCACCGTGCGCCACCTGGACGGCGCCGTGGTGATCAAGGTCGACTCCTTCACCAAGGGCACCGGGGCACGGGTGCGGGACGCCGTGCGCGGCGCCCCCCGGGGCGCCGGCGTTCTGCTGGACCTGCGGGGGAACGCGGGCGGTCTGGTCTCCGAGGCCGTCACCGCGGCCTCCGCCTTCCTCGACGGCGGCCTGGTCGCCACCTACGACGTCCGCGGCGACCAGCAGGCGCTCTACGCGGAGGCGGGCGGGGACACGGCGCGGCCGCTGGTGGCCCTCGTCGACGGCGGCACCATGAGCGCCGCCGAACTGCTGACCGGGGCGCTCAAGGACCGGGGGCGGGCGGTCACGGTCGGTTCGCGCACCTTCGGCAAGGGCTCCGTGCAGATGCCCAGCACCCTCCCCGACGGCTCGGTCGCCGAGCTGACCGTGGGCCACTACCGCACTCCCGCCGGTCACAGCGTCGACGGGCGGGGGATCACCCCCGACCTGGTCGCGGCCGAGAGCGCGGAGAAGCAGGCCCGCACGGTATTGGGTGGCCTCAGGGGTGCCCCGTAG
- the prfB gene encoding peptide chain release factor 2 encodes MAVVDVSEELKSLSSTMGSIEAVLDLDRMRADIAVLEEQAAAPSLWDDPEAAQKITSKLSHLQAEVRKAETLRGRIDDLEVLFELAEAEDDPDTRAEAETELEAVRKALDEMEVRTLLSGEYDEREALVNIRAEAGGVDAADFAEQLQRMYLRWAERHGYGTEVYETSYAEEAGIKSTTFVVKAPYAYGTLSVEQGTHRLVRISPFDNQGRRQTSFAGVEILPVVEQSDHVEIDESDLRVDVYRASGPGGQGVNTTDSAVRITHIPTGIVVSCQNERSQIQNKASAMNVLQAKLLERQRQEERARMDALKGDGGSSWGNQMRSYVLHPYQMVKDLRTDFEVGNPQSVLDGEIDGFLEAGIRWRKQQDK; translated from the coding sequence GTGGCAGTCGTCGATGTATCCGAAGAGCTGAAGTCCCTTTCCTCGACCATGGGGTCGATCGAGGCCGTTCTGGACCTCGACAGGATGAGGGCAGACATCGCCGTGCTCGAGGAGCAGGCGGCGGCACCGTCCCTGTGGGACGACCCCGAGGCGGCGCAGAAGATCACCAGCAAGCTTTCGCACCTCCAGGCCGAGGTCCGCAAGGCCGAGACCCTGCGCGGCCGGATCGACGACCTCGAAGTGCTCTTCGAGCTCGCCGAGGCCGAGGACGACCCGGACACCCGCGCCGAGGCCGAGACCGAGCTGGAGGCCGTGCGCAAGGCGCTGGACGAGATGGAGGTCCGCACCCTCCTGTCCGGCGAGTACGACGAGCGCGAGGCCCTGGTCAACATCCGCGCCGAGGCCGGCGGCGTGGACGCCGCCGACTTCGCCGAGCAGCTCCAGCGCATGTACCTGCGCTGGGCCGAGCGTCACGGCTACGGCACCGAGGTCTACGAGACGTCCTACGCGGAGGAGGCCGGCATCAAGTCGACCACCTTCGTGGTCAAGGCCCCGTACGCCTACGGCACGCTCTCCGTCGAGCAGGGCACCCACCGCCTCGTGCGCATCTCGCCGTTCGACAACCAGGGCCGCCGGCAGACCTCCTTCGCCGGTGTGGAGATCCTCCCGGTCGTCGAGCAGTCCGACCACGTCGAGATCGACGAGTCCGACCTGCGCGTGGACGTCTACCGCGCCTCGGGTCCGGGCGGCCAGGGTGTCAACACGACCGACTCCGCGGTCCGTATCACCCACATCCCGACCGGCATCGTCGTCTCCTGCCAGAACGAGCGCTCCCAGATCCAGAACAAGGCGAGCGCCATGAACGTCCTCCAGGCGAAGCTGCTGGAGCGCCAGCGCCAGGAGGAGCGGGCCAGGATGGACGCCCTCAAGGGCGACGGCGGCAGCTCCTGGGGCAACCAGATGCGTTCGTACGTCCTGCACCCGTACCAGATGGTCAAGGACCTGCGCACGGACTTCGAGGTGGGCAACCCGCAGTCGGTGCTGGACGGGGAGATCGACGGCTTCCTGGAGGCCGGAATTCGCTGGCGCAAGCAGCAGGACAAGTAG
- the ftsE gene encoding cell division ATP-binding protein FtsE encodes MIRFDNVSKSYPKQNRPALRDVSLEIEKGEFVFLVGSSGSGKSTFLRLLLREERASQGMVHVLGKDLARLSNWKVPHMRRQLGTVFQDFRLLPNKTVAENVAFAQEVIGKPRGEIRKAVPQVLDLVGLGGKEDRMPGELSGGEQQRVAIARAFVNRPMLLIADEPTGNLDPQTSVGIMKLLDRINRTGTTVVMATHDQNIVDQMRKRVIELEKGRLVRDQARGVYGYQH; translated from the coding sequence GTGATCCGATTCGACAACGTCTCCAAGAGCTACCCCAAGCAGAACCGACCTGCCCTGCGCGACGTCTCCCTCGAAATCGAGAAGGGCGAGTTCGTCTTCCTCGTGGGATCCTCGGGCTCCGGCAAGTCGACGTTCCTGCGGCTGCTGCTGCGCGAGGAGCGCGCCAGCCAGGGGATGGTCCACGTCCTGGGCAAGGACCTGGCCCGGCTCTCCAACTGGAAGGTGCCGCACATGCGCCGCCAGCTGGGCACCGTGTTCCAGGACTTCCGCCTGCTGCCCAACAAGACCGTCGCGGAGAACGTGGCGTTCGCGCAGGAGGTCATCGGCAAGCCGCGCGGCGAGATCCGCAAGGCGGTGCCGCAGGTCCTCGACCTCGTCGGCCTCGGCGGCAAGGAGGACCGGATGCCCGGTGAACTCTCCGGCGGTGAGCAGCAGCGCGTGGCCATCGCCCGTGCCTTCGTGAACCGGCCGATGCTGCTGATCGCGGACGAGCCGACCGGCAACCTCGACCCGCAGACGTCCGTCGGCATCATGAAGCTGCTCGACCGGATCAACCGCACCGGTACGACCGTGGTGATGGCGACCCACGACCAGAACATCGTCGACCAGATGCGCAAGCGCGTCATCGAGCTCGAGAAGGGCCGTCTCGTACGCGACCAGGCACGCGGCGTCTACGGCTACCAGCACTGA